The Epinephelus lanceolatus isolate andai-2023 chromosome 1, ASM4190304v1, whole genome shotgun sequence genome has a window encoding:
- the cav4a gene encoding caveolin-2 has product MMKGEDSEEVEIDLEDASGSDEYDNEGEPETLWRAPPALEEEENIHTSTLVEISDTKPLINVRDPRGINDCLKVSFEDVIAEPVSVRSGDRVWIWSNALFEVSRVWAYRIFTVLLAIPVSIFAGLLFAILSCLHIWMVGPCSQCIQIGTRWLQRMWNIVLDIIVRPTLTSAGRCCGGFSIHLAKE; this is encoded by the exons ATGATGAAAGGGGAAGATTCAGAGGAAGTAGAGATTGACTTGGAGGACGCCAGTGGTTCTGATGAATATGACAATGAGGGGGAACCTGAGACTCTGTGGAGGGCCCCTCCTGCACTGGAAGAAGAGGAGAACATTCATACGTCTACACTGGTGGAAATCAGTGACACCAAGCCTCTGATTAATGTCAGAGACCCCCGAGGCATCAATGACTGTCTCAAG GTGTCATTTGAGGATGTGATTGCTGAGCCGGTGTCAGTGCGCAGTGGGGACAGAGTGTGGATCTGGAGTAATGCCCTGTTTGAGGTGTCTCGGGTTTGGGCGTACAGGATATTCACAGTGCTTCTGGCCATTCCCGTTTCAATTTTCGCCGGACTCCTCTTCGCCATCCTCAGCTGCCTGCACATCTG GATGGTTGGTCCTTGCAGCCAGTGTATCCAGATCGGCACACGCTGGCTGCAGAGGATGTGGAACATTGTGCTGGACATCATTGTGCGGCCCACCCTCACGAGTGCTGGGAGATGCTGCGGAGGCTTCAGCATTCACCTTGCCAAAGAATGA
- the LOC117257441 gene encoding putative G-protein coupled receptor has translation MEENSSFLNSGSNDSAAVWALMPSAPSRQLGTLPSSQTHFKDLTGIFFMVTLNVLALLANTAVLVVVMKAPHLRKFAFVCHLCAVDLLCAILLMPLGIVSSSPYFAGVVFTVLECQVYVFLNAILIAASIFTITAISVERYYYIVHPMRYEVKMTLKLTAAVIVMVWVASAVLGLSTVFGWSSYTSLSSISAAHCSLHWSYSEHRRIFSVFFSVTCFCLPAVVIFAVYCNVYKVARVAARQHGPLPLWTHSQVKHRSDSINSQTTIITTRNAPRRIMRDRPFGGSKAAFTLVVIVGQFLICWLPYFAFHLHLTLDPTLTIPDDLEETVMWLAYASFAINPFFYGLLNRQIREELCKLRRCYSARPVELAVSSHEGSGNENFLQFLHRTSCTVETQASFATSSPRSTLDQTGQTSFRIPGQIPEEFN, from the coding sequence ATGGAGGAAAACAGTTCATTTCTGAACTCTGGGTCCAATGACAGCGCCGCAGTTTGGGCACTGATGCCCTCAGCTCCCAGCAGACAGCTGGGCACCCTTCCCAGCTCGCAGACACATTTCAAGGACCTGACAGGGATATTTTTCATGGTGACCCTGAATGTTCTGGCACTTCTCGCCAACACTGCTGTTCTGGTCGTTGTCATGAAAGCTCCTCATCTCAGGAAGTTTGCCTTTGTGTGCCACCTGTGTGCAGTGGACCTGCTGTGTGCCATCCTGCTCATGCCTCTTGGGATTGTATCCAGCTCTCCGTACTTTGCCGGTGTGGTGTTCACTGTGCTGGAGTGCCAGGTCTACGTCTTCCTCAATGCAATCCTCATAGCTGCCTCAATCTTCACCATCACAGCCATCAGCGTGGAGCGTTACTACTACATCGTCCACCCCATGCGTTATGAGGTCAAGATGACTCTGAAGCTGACTGCAGCGGTGATAGTGATGGTGTGGGTGGCCTCTGCTGTGCTGGGGTTGTCCACTGTGTTTGGGTGGTCGTCTTACACCAGCCTGAGCTCCATCAGTGCTGCACACTGCTCGCTGCACTGGAGCTACAGTGAGCACAGACGAATCTTCTCTGTGTTCTTCAGTGTCACTTGtttctgtctgcctgctgttgtGATTTTTGCCGTCTACTGTAACGTGTACAAGGTGGCCCGTGTGGCTGCCCGCCAGCATGGACCTCTGCCCTTGTGGACACACAGTCAAGTGAAGCATCGCTCTGACTCAATAAACAGCCAAACTACCATCATCACAACCCGCAACGCCCCACGTAGGATTATGCGTGACCGGCCTTTTGGTGGAAGTAAAGCTGCTTTCACTCTGGTGGTTATTGTTGGTCAGTTTCTGATCTGCTGGCTGCCTTACTTTGCCTTTCACCTCCATCTGACGCTAGACCCAACACTCACCATTCCCGATGACCTGGAGGAAACAGTCATGTGGCTGGCGTATGCCTCCTTTGCCATTAACCCATTTTTTTATGGGCTTCTTAACCGGCAGATCAGGGAGGAGCTTTGTAAGCTGCGACGCTGCTACTCAGCTCGGCCAGTGGAGCTGGCCGTCTCCAGCCATGAGGGCTCGGGCAACGAGAACTTCCTGCAGTTCCTCCATAGGACCAGCTGCACTGTGGAGACACAGGCAAGCTTTGCCACATCCAGCCCCAGAAGCACTTTGGATCAAACTGGGCAGACTAGTTTCAGAATACCAGGACAGATTCCAGAAGAGTTTAATTAG
- the LOC117257466 gene encoding uncharacterized protein LOC117257466 isoform X1 — protein MPPKREAAATPTLPAAKMIKIGTDAQEFGCDPMDDKSRLAEDASYSPFPNNEQEAIDFDEENIASPGIRTDTISLLMKIEQLQAQLKYERRCRILAERELRELKEMNTLMMQMRHTAHELRVTLDHVLQGGDAAAPQNSQDETVSFLSEPEAEMRQVHNFPEDDHTFLYLSENLRVPKNLYERIAEIADYKKYTSALLMIIFDRQTLATHSLQGRRSTFTGEECHKPQLPPDILRSIIDHVAAKFGIDNSQIKTAIRTKLNNEDKLLKKRLGLSKAESKALIEQSFCQDASLLPENGAMGNDSQL, from the exons ATGCCTCCCAAGAGAGAAGCAGCAGCGACTCCAACACTACCTGCAGCCAAGATGATAAAAATCGGCACTGATGCACAGGAGTTTGGCTGTGATCCAATGGATGATAAGTCCAGGCTGGCTGAAGACGCCAGCTACTCACCTTTCCCTAACAATGAG CAGGAAGCCATTGACTTTGATGAAGAAAATATTGCAAGCCCAGGCATCAGGACAGACACCATCAGCCTCCTCATGAAAATAGAGCAACTGCAGGCACAACTCAAATACGAGCGCAGATGTAGAATTTTGGCTGAGAGAGAGCTGAGGGAACTGAAAG AGATGAACACTCTTATGATGCAGATGAGGCACACAGCACATGAGCTGCGAGTCACTCTGGATCACGTTCTCCAAGGAGGCGATGCGGCAGCACCGCAGAACTCTCAGGACGAGACTGTTTCTTTCCTGTCTGAGCCCGAGGCGGAGATGAGACAGGTTCATAATTTCCCAGAG GATGATCACACCTTCTTGTATCTCTCCGAGAATCTCCGAGTACCAAAAAATCTTTACGAGCGCATCGCAGAGATCGCAGACTACAAGAAGTACACGTCAGCACTGCTGATGATCATTTTTGACAGGCAAACGTTGGCCACACACTCTCTGCAGGGCCGGAGGAGCACCTTCACTGGAGAGGAATGCCACAAGCCTCAACTCCCACCCGATATCTTGAGAAGTATAATCG ATCACGTGGCAGCCAAGTTCGGCATCGATAACAGCCAAATAAAAACTGCAATCCGCACAAAGTTGAATAACGAGGACAAACTGTTAAAGAAGAGACTGGGTTTGTCTAAAGCTGAAAGCAAAGCTCTTATTGAGCAGAGCTTTTGCCAAGATGCTTCTCTCCTGCCTGAAAACGGAGCGATGGGAAACGACTCTCAGTTATAA
- the LOC117257466 gene encoding uncharacterized protein LOC117257466 isoform X2: protein MPPKREAAATPTLPAAKMIKIGTDAQEFGCDPMDDKSRLAEDASYSPFPNNEEAIDFDEENIASPGIRTDTISLLMKIEQLQAQLKYERRCRILAERELRELKEMNTLMMQMRHTAHELRVTLDHVLQGGDAAAPQNSQDETVSFLSEPEAEMRQVHNFPEDDHTFLYLSENLRVPKNLYERIAEIADYKKYTSALLMIIFDRQTLATHSLQGRRSTFTGEECHKPQLPPDILRSIIDHVAAKFGIDNSQIKTAIRTKLNNEDKLLKKRLGLSKAESKALIEQSFCQDASLLPENGAMGNDSQL from the exons ATGCCTCCCAAGAGAGAAGCAGCAGCGACTCCAACACTACCTGCAGCCAAGATGATAAAAATCGGCACTGATGCACAGGAGTTTGGCTGTGATCCAATGGATGATAAGTCCAGGCTGGCTGAAGACGCCAGCTACTCACCTTTCCCTAACAATGAG GAAGCCATTGACTTTGATGAAGAAAATATTGCAAGCCCAGGCATCAGGACAGACACCATCAGCCTCCTCATGAAAATAGAGCAACTGCAGGCACAACTCAAATACGAGCGCAGATGTAGAATTTTGGCTGAGAGAGAGCTGAGGGAACTGAAAG AGATGAACACTCTTATGATGCAGATGAGGCACACAGCACATGAGCTGCGAGTCACTCTGGATCACGTTCTCCAAGGAGGCGATGCGGCAGCACCGCAGAACTCTCAGGACGAGACTGTTTCTTTCCTGTCTGAGCCCGAGGCGGAGATGAGACAGGTTCATAATTTCCCAGAG GATGATCACACCTTCTTGTATCTCTCCGAGAATCTCCGAGTACCAAAAAATCTTTACGAGCGCATCGCAGAGATCGCAGACTACAAGAAGTACACGTCAGCACTGCTGATGATCATTTTTGACAGGCAAACGTTGGCCACACACTCTCTGCAGGGCCGGAGGAGCACCTTCACTGGAGAGGAATGCCACAAGCCTCAACTCCCACCCGATATCTTGAGAAGTATAATCG ATCACGTGGCAGCCAAGTTCGGCATCGATAACAGCCAAATAAAAACTGCAATCCGCACAAAGTTGAATAACGAGGACAAACTGTTAAAGAAGAGACTGGGTTTGTCTAAAGCTGAAAGCAAAGCTCTTATTGAGCAGAGCTTTTGCCAAGATGCTTCTCTCCTGCCTGAAAACGGAGCGATGGGAAACGACTCTCAGTTATAA